The DNA region CAATGTTGTCTGGCCGTTCTTAATGGCGAACACGAAGGTGACTGTGCCGAAGAAATGATGTCAATGTATCAGGATTTTGATATCCGCATCATTCAGGAACAGAGGGGGTTGAAGCTGGAGCTTATCAATGCGCCAGCAGAAGCTTTTGTAGCAGGCAAGCTGGTGCGCGGAGTACGGGAAAATCTGTTTTCCGTGTTGCGGGATATTCTCTACGTCTCATCCCATATCAGCGATGATCCTCGCTTTGACGATGGCAATGGCACCGATATTACCCACATGGTGTTTGAGATTCTGCGTAACGCCGGGGCGTTTATTACCAAACAGGTGCCGAATACAGTGGTCTGCTGGGGTGGACACTCGATTGGACGTGAAGAATATGAGTACACGAAGAAGGTTGGCTACCATCTGGGGCTGCGTTATCTGAATATCTGTACTGGCTGTGGACCGGGCGCAATGAAGGGACCAATGAAAGGAGCTTACATTGCTCATGCCAAACAGCGGGTAAAGCGCGGTCGCTTTATCGGTCTGACCGAGCCGGGCATTATTGCTGCCGAATCTCCTAACCCTATTGTTAATGAACTGATTATCCTGCCTGATATTGAAAAGCGGCTGGAGGCTTTTGTTCGCTTTGGGCATGGCGTTGTTGTATTTCCGGGAGGACCGGGTACCTGTGAGGAAATTCTCTACCTGCTGGGTATTCTTCTGAATCCCGCTAATAAAAATATGCCTTTCCCATTAGTCTTTACCGGCCCTGCATCGGCAAAAAGCTATTTTGAAGATATTGATGCCTTTATTGGTAAAACCCTTGGGGCAGAAGCCCAACAGCGCTACCAGATTATTGTCGATGATCCACTGGAAGTAGCCAGAACCATGCGTGACGGGCTGGAAGCTGTCACCCGCTACCGACGTCAGCATGGTGACGCCTACTACTTCAACTGGTTACTGACGGTTGACGAACACTTTCAGAAACCGTTTGAACCGACCCATGACAATATGGCTGCCCTTGAGTTGAAACTGTCCCTGCCAGCCCACGAGCTGGCAGCTAACCTGCGTCAAGCTATGTCAGGCATTGTTGCGGGCAATATCAAAGAAGAGGGTGTGATTGCCATCCGGGAAAACGGACCGTTCCAGCTCAGTGGTGATCCGGAACTGATGCGGGAAATGGACGCACTGCTGCAATCGTTTGTCGACAGCTATCGTATGAAATTGCCGGGCAGCCACTACCAGCCCTGTTATCAAATCGTTCAATAAGTCGATCAGGAATAAGCTCCGGTGCTTCTGAAGTGCCGGGCACTGGTTTCTTTGCTTAAAGCAGCTCCTCCGGACTTCATTCATCTTCCTCCTGAATCTTATCTAACTTAAGAAAGTCTGGCATTCCCATATCAGGTTGGTTTTTCGTCTCATCAATATTATGTCCTTTCAAGTTAGTCCCATAAATGAAAAAACCAGCTTCTTTAACTTTATCTTTTGAGCGCAATAGTTTGACACTGTTTCTTGCTATTTTTCCCAGATTTCGTCCCCTCACAGGATGTTTTTCATCGTAATGAGCTTTGCGCATGACAACCGGGCGATTAGAGGGTTTCTCGCCATCATCGTCACCACTTCCAGAAGAGCCACCCGCTTGACTTATTGTGTGTAGCCCCCGATTAACACTTCCTGATGTGCCATAGCCACTTTGACCAATTGTTCTTTTTTGGGACGTTCGTGTATTACTATTTTGGGAGCCAGTACATTTCCTGATGTGGGATACACCCATTTCAACAGGCTGTTTTAACGATCGAACTTCAACACCACAGCCAATAGTAAGATGACTCAAACTGCCTCCATTAAAGGTAATGACAACGATTTCTTTTTCATTGGCAATGTCCTGATCTACTTTAATTTCATGAAATTCTGGAAAGGTATGACTAGTTGCTTCGTTCACCTCTCCATTTGGCAAGACAGGGTGTTTAAGGCAATAAATGTTGTTTTTCTGATCACAGAGATGCCACATAGAGCGGTTTACAGGTACTACATCGGTAGGGAGTTCGCCCATAACAACATCAGCTTTTTGATGACTTAACCAGGAGAAAAGAGTAAACACCGGCTTTAACGACACGACCTGTAACGAAGCAACCCCCACGGCCAGATTTGAGAATTTATGGTTCCATTGTAATAAAGCTTGTAAATACTGCTTTGCCTGTAGAACATAAATTCCTGTCATGGAGCCATCGACTGAACCTCTCAGATGATGTCCATTAACAAAAATATCATCTGAAACCTCCTGTGAACCAGATATTAATAATTGGAACGAATTACCAAGATTAGAGTTTTCAACTGTATTAATAATGCCTTTCAGATTATTCCCGGCAGGCAACGAAATAAGTTCATCCGATGGTAGAGATAGCACCGAACCAGGCTGTGCATTGGCTTCACTGATAAAATTTGCCGAACATAAATAAAAAAAAGCAATCACAGGCTTGAGAAAAGAAAACCTCGTCATAAAACCCACCGACTATTGCCATATTTATTTACACACATTCCTGCGTTCGCCAGTCACTATAGTCACCAGTTCGACATTGCTCAATTTTAAAGAGCTGATTTGTAATGCTTTTTACCATTTGTGTTATAAAACAGGATAAGGTCTAAACAGGCATGAGCGAGGAAATGCAAATTTCGGTTATTATTCCCGGCATTAAGGTGTTTGACCGCTGCAAAGCGGCTTCGGCGAAAGGGTGATAGGATTACCTTAGACTACTGGAGACTCTCTTGAACGAATTTCCCGATATTACCGATGAACTGCTGATCAAGCTGGCAGGTAAAAAAGCATTTGCCCTGGGGCAGGTCTGTTTTGAACAAGGAGCTGTGACTGCATTGAAAACCCGTGGCAAAAAGACCACGGCAACCGTACCGCCCACTTCAACTAACCGGGGCGGACAGGTTAAGTTGCACTATACCCAGAAAGGTATTGAAGGCAGCTGTGATTGTCCTGAATCTGATGGTATAGACTTTTGCGAACACTGTGTCGCGGCGGCGCTGGCGCTGCGAGCCCGGCAGTCAAAGCCAACTCTCAAGAAGAGTGCAAAACCGGTCGAGGTTCTAACCCGCTATTTTGAACGGCAAAGCAAGGAGGATTTGCTGCAAACACTCGTCCAGGTGATTAACGGTGACAAGTCGCTTCGACAGAAATGGCTATTGCAGGCGGATAATGCTTTGGGTCGTCTGGATAAAGATGCCTTGCGTAAACGTATAACTTCCGCCATACCTTTCAAACGCAGTATCCAGCGATACCACCGTGTCAGAAAATATTTTGCCGATATGGAAAAGGCATTGGCTACTTTGCAGGAACCTGTTCAGTTACTGCCTGCGGAGGAACAACTGGAGCTGGTGGACTATGCCCTGGAACGTCTGGATAAGGCAACAGACATGATTGATGATTCCGGTGGTTACCGATTTACGGCTATTGAGCTGTTGCAGGCTATTTATCGATCTGCATTCGCAAAGGTATCATGGACAGAGCAGAAAAAAGCTAAGCATCTGGTACAGATATTAACCAGCAATGAGTACGGTTTTTACGGCACTGTCCCTGACGACTATGTTGAGTCGATAAGCCCTGAATGTGTTGACCTGTTCTATGCCGCCGTTCGTAAACAGTGGGATGCCCTGCCACAATGGCAAGGTGGTGACTGGCAGGAAAAACGACAGTATTC from Endozoicomonas sp. NE40 includes:
- a CDS encoding SWIM zinc finger family protein, translating into MNEFPDITDELLIKLAGKKAFALGQVCFEQGAVTALKTRGKKTTATVPPTSTNRGGQVKLHYTQKGIEGSCDCPESDGIDFCEHCVAAALALRARQSKPTLKKSAKPVEVLTRYFERQSKEDLLQTLVQVINGDKSLRQKWLLQADNALGRLDKDALRKRITSAIPFKRSIQRYHRVRKYFADMEKALATLQEPVQLLPAEEQLELVDYALERLDKATDMIDDSGGYRFTAIELLQAIYRSAFAKVSWTEQKKAKHLVQILTSNEYGFYGTVPDDYVESISPECVDLFYAAVRKQWDALPQWQGGDWQEKRQYSALQRVLEQALKHNDDIAGLIELRQKVVETPYDNIKLAKLNLQLQDYAQAQAWLDKIQGTPLANSAGAQKIQQEILMGTGQPGLALEQQWRTFRTHRDLEEYKALKVMAVRSGDQRNWYQKAETFLEQEISALDDGYFERYQKQDLINLLGWIYLEEEDSEKLWNLINQTAIDLNIDPNLLRIVGRRSVHSPQKALSCYRRIVHFHVSSGNNEGYRNAITLLQELHELLPGGEHAHSLKALLQEVRVKYRIKRNFMAWLDEAFPLEPSAV
- the ppnN gene encoding nucleotide 5'-monophosphate nucleosidase PpnN, which produces MSEENQQKTLSAIINPVGTMQVLSNREVQKLQDTSQKGLHRLFRQCCLAVLNGEHEGDCAEEMMSMYQDFDIRIIQEQRGLKLELINAPAEAFVAGKLVRGVRENLFSVLRDILYVSSHISDDPRFDDGNGTDITHMVFEILRNAGAFITKQVPNTVVCWGGHSIGREEYEYTKKVGYHLGLRYLNICTGCGPGAMKGPMKGAYIAHAKQRVKRGRFIGLTEPGIIAAESPNPIVNELIILPDIEKRLEAFVRFGHGVVVFPGGPGTCEEILYLLGILLNPANKNMPFPLVFTGPASAKSYFEDIDAFIGKTLGAEAQQRYQIIVDDPLEVARTMRDGLEAVTRYRRQHGDAYYFNWLLTVDEHFQKPFEPTHDNMAALELKLSLPAHELAANLRQAMSGIVAGNIKEEGVIAIRENGPFQLSGDPELMREMDALLQSFVDSYRMKLPGSHYQPCYQIVQ